ACTCAGGTCTGGGCAGGCGTCACCTCTCATCTGGCCCACCGTTTCGACGATGCGATCAAGTACTACCAGAGTGCGCTCGAACTCGACCCGAACTTCACCTGGGCGCATATGTACATGGCTCAGGCTCTTGAGCAGAAGGGACGCTACTCCGAGGCTCTGCGCGAGTTCGAGACGACGATCCGGCTCGCTGGCGGCAGCAGTTGCGTCAGCGCGATGAAGGCCCATGCCCACGCCGTTGCGGGGGACAAAGCAGCCGCGCGGGAGATACTGCGCGAGCTACGCTCTACGCCGGGTCACAAGTGTATGCCGTCTTACGATATCGCCGCGACCTATGCGGCTCTTGGTGATTCATCCCAGACCGTCTCGTGGCTCAACCGGGCTTGCAGCGAGCACAATATGAAGCTCTTCAAGCTCAGGCAGGACCCCCGCTTCGACCTCATCCGCCATCGTCCGGAGTTTCGCGAGGTTGTAGAACAGACCGGCCTCGCCCGTTATGGAGCGCTCGAGCTTCGCTAAGACTCTCTCGTGAGACAGCAAGATGGGCCGAAGTCGATATCGACTTCGGCCCATCTCTTATAGATATTTATAAACGGGCTAACTCCTATCGAGTTAGCCCGTTTGAGTTAGAAGAGGAACTTCGCGCTGATCTGACCGATACGAGCGGGCGCAGCGGCCGTCACCTGGCCGAACTGACTGCTCGCAAAGTTACCCTGCACCGAAGTGAACTGAGCGTGGTTGAAGATGTTGAAGAACTCCGCACGTACCTCAAAGGAGTATCCATCACGAATCTTCGTCAGCTTCGACACACCTGCATCCGTATTCAGAATGCCGGGGCCAAACACAGGCCGCGGGTTCGAGTTGCCGATCACGCCCACGACTTCGGTTGTGAACGCACTCTTATTGAAGTATTGATGCGAAGGTGCGCGCGGGTTCGACTTCGAGACCGGAGTACCTGAGTAGTTCGGGAAGTCAAACGAGAAGCCGGTGAGAGCAAGGTCGCCCGACTGACTTACGGTAATCGGGAAGCCGGTCGCGAAACGGGTAATACCGCTCACGTTCCAACCCTCGGTCAGCCGCTTAGGCAGGTTGCCGAACGCCCGCTCGAAGGGAATCTGGTAGTTGTAGCTGACGACAAAGTTGTGTCTCAGATCGAATGGCGAGACTGCACGGTTGCGGCGGAAGTCCGATGGCAGGAAGGTCGTCGATACGTTGTCGATCGACTTGCCATAGGTATAAGCGCCCAGGAAAGAGAAGTTGCGCGCCTTACGCTCCAGGGTCACCTGCAACGAGTTGTAGTTGGAGGCACCGATATTGCTGTAAAGGTGGACGTGCCCGAAGATCACTCCGCCTAACTGCTGATTTTGCATACCGATCAGCGTTCCGTATACCTTGCTGCCATCGGGCCGGGTAAAGACCTGCTTTTCGTTGTTGGGTCCGCAGGTCGGTGTCGCACCGCTGGCCGCCAACGAGAGGCAGAGGTTCGGATCGCCGACGTTGAGGTTGAGATCACCCTGCAGGTTGTGGCTCTGCGTGCCCACATAGGCCACCGTCAGTACGGTCGAAGAGGAGATCTGACGCTGAAACGACATGTTGTAGTGCTCAGCATAAGCCAGTTTGTTGTTCGTGTTCAGACCGGGTCCAACGATCGGCTCGAATACCTTGAAGCTGAGCTTCGAGTTATTCGGATCGCCAGCCACGGGCAGTGTGAAGGGAAAGCGCTGAGTCTGGGACTCACCATTCGAGCGTGTGCGGAAGGGCTCATCTAGTGTGGGCTGCGCCGAGCTATTCCAATAGAGCCCATAGGGAGCCGAACCGATGACGCCGAAGTTGGCCGAGTCCGCCGCGCCCAAGTAGTAGATACCGTAGGCCGCACGGATACTGCTCTTCCCCGCCGAGCCGAAGATAGCCCGCATCAGTCCATTATCAAACTCCGGCGCGTAGGCCAAGCCGAGACGCGGTCCGAAACGGTTATAGAAGGTGGGCGAGATGGTACGGCGCACGCCGGGGTCACCGGGAAAGAGATTGCCCAGCGGAGCCTGCGGAAACTGCGTCGACTGCACTCCCTGGATAAAGGTATCGAGGCGATCGTACTTGTCATACCAGGGCACCGGGATCTCGTAGCGAACTCCCAGATTCAGTGTCAGGTTGTGCCGCGCCTTCCAGGTGTCTTCAAAAAAAGCGCCAGAGTAGCGAGCACGATTGTCCAGCAGTTGCTCCGAGCACTGCGTGTACTGCGAGGGCGCACCCAGCAGGAAGTCGGCAAAATCGCTGCCCGTCTCGCCGCCCGTGTAGTTGAACTGTCCATTCGGGGCGCAGACGTTGCGCACGTTCAACTGGTAGTAACGCGTCTCGCCGCCAAACTTTAGCGAGTGCGCACCCATCAGCTTCGAGAACGTATCGCTCGCCATGTAGTTGTTATCGACCGACTTCATGTTCGTCAGCGGATTACCGAAGGCAAAGCTGTTGAATATCTCAGGGGGGACAGACTCGCCATAACCAACTGGTCCCGAAGGCACGATGCCAAGGCCAGTCGGGCTGGTGTTATAACCGAGGCTGGCCAGCGTGGTCTTGTTACCGGGTTGCGAAAAGTCCGGCTGTGCTGTCTGGATCGCCGTACGGAAGAAGGTTGCGCGAGCCTCGTTGACCATCGTCGATCCAATGATCTTGGTGTTGCTCACCATGAACATCTGCGCACGAGTCGGAGTGGTAACGGCAAAGCCGGGCAGATAGTTTGAAGCAGAGGACTGGTTGTACGAGTTCGAATCGTCGAAGACGTAGTAGAAGGCCCAGTCGCCCGTCTTCTGGTTATGGAAGTCGATTCTCTGCCCTGCTTTATCGTCGCGAACCGTGTTGTTCAAGCCAGCGGGAGAGTAAGAGCTTCCCACATTGGCGGCGGGAATGAACGAGATTTCTTTAGCCGCAATCGGATCGATTGCACCCGCGAGGTTGCCGTCCGGAAACACAGAGCTATACAACTCACCGGAGGAGACCGAACGGCCCAGGCGAGACGCGAGAGTCGCAGCGAAAGCTGCTCCATTCACCTTGGCAGTTCCGAAGACGCTCGGAGCAAACTGTCCACTGCGCTGGGCTGCCGTTGGCACAGCGATGGAGGTTGAGGGTACACCGGCCGTCTGGCGCGATCCCTGATAGTCCGTGAACCAAAAGAGACGATCCTTCCAGATGGGACCGCCGACTGCGTAACCAAACTGGTTACGTTTTAGCGTCGCCTTCACCGGGTCGAGATACCCCTTGGCATCCATCGCGTCGTTCCGGTAGAACTCGAATCCATCGCCGTGGATCTTATTGCTTCCCGACTTGGTGATGGTGTTCATGATCGCGCCGGTGAACTTGCCGTACTCGGCATCGAAGCTGTTCGTAATCAGGCGGAACTCGGCCACCGAGTCGATGTTAGGAATAAGTCCCGCGCCGTTATTTTTCGTCTCGCTGACGTCGCCACCATTGACCAGGAAGGCGTTCGCCGTCTCGGGCTGTCCGTTCACGGAGACGTTTCCCGAGTTGCTGGAAAGCCCGCTGTCGAGCGGCCGATCCGTCGCCGCCGAGCTGCTGGGACGCGGCGCGACACCGGCCTGCAGGCTCAGCAGATCAAGATAGCTGCGGCCATTCAACGGCAGCGCCAGCATCTCCTTCGACTCGATCGTGCCGCCCATCTGCGTGCTCGAGGTCTGCACCTGCACGCTGTTGGCCTCCACCTCGACGCTCTGCTGCACGCCTCCAACCACCAGCGCCAGATCGAACTGCAACTGATCGTTCACCTTGACGTCGATATCCTGAATCGTAGACGTCTGGAATCCAGTGGCGGAGACAGTCACCCTGTAGTGGCCGGGAGCCAGCGAAAGAAAATTGTAGCGGCCATCGGCCGTGCTGGTCAGCGTATGGCGAACGTTCGTGCTTAACTCCGTGATGACGATAGAGGCTCCAGGAACCGCCGCTCCGGAGCTGTCACGGATGACGCCTGAAACAGCGCCTGTCACATCGGCCATAAGGCGGGTAGCTCCACAGACGAGCAGAGTTAGGAGAAATAGATACCGATAACCGCGGCGTATCATTGCGCTGCCTCCAAAAAATAACCTGTTAATCGTGAATAACTTGTGAGAGCAGTCAAACAGGATCACAACTTCACGAACAAGCGAAATTGTGCGAAACGCACCTGTAAAAGGGGGAAACGAGTCTAGGGCAAGGGATGCGCGTGGACCGCGCCGCAGTGTGATTTAGGGGGAAAACACATGGAAGATCGTGGATAGATCACCCTGAGATCGACTCTCCGGCATCGTCTGCACCGCAAACCGTGGTCTAACCAAATCGAGGGGCCTGCCTGGTGGCAGACCCTCTGAAATGCAATAACCTGCGTGACTTTAGCAGTTATTTCCTTACTACAGTTCGTGATTCCGCCGCCATTTAGGCAAGCTTGCGGAGTTGATCGCACGCGCGGGTCAGGTCGCCCGGCTTCTTGCCGAAGCAAAACCGGAGCAGGTGTTCTCCCCGTCCGGGACGGAAAAAGGCAGAGCCCGCAACGGCAGCGACTCCGGTGCTCACCAACAGGTTACGGGCTTTGTCCCGGGCCAATGTGCCGGGGACCTTGGAGGCATCGGCAAGGATGTAGTAAGCTCCCGCGGGGATAGACGGAGTAAGTCCGGCATCGGTAAGGGCCGCGCATAACTCATCGCGTTTGGCCTGGTACTCGGTGGATAGGTTAGCGTAAAAATCGGTGTCGGCAAGGCCACGAAGCCCCGCAGCTGCTCCATGCTGCAAAGGCGCGGGCGCGCAGATGTAAGTCAGGTCGTGGAAGTAACCGATAGCCGCGATCCACTGCGGAGCTGCGGCCAAATAGCCTATGCGCCAGCCCGTGATGCTGAAGGTCTTCGACAGGCCCGAGATGGTGATGGTGCGATCGGCCATGCCGGGGAGCGTCGCCAGGGAGATATGCTTTTCTCCATCGAAGAGAAAGTGTTCGTAGATCTCATCGGTAAAGACAAAGAGATCGTGTTCGATAGCGAGAGCGGCAATCGCCTCCAACTCAGTCTGACCGAAGACCTTACCTGATGGGTTCGACGGCGTGTTGACGAGGATGGCGCGAGTACGCGGAGTAATGGCTGAGCGTACCGCATCAAGATCAAGCTGCCAGTCCGGCGCAGCCAGAGCTACCGGCACTGGCTTCATACGAAGCGATACCAGCGTGCTGACGTGATATCCATAGAAGGGCTCGAAGAGCAGAACCTCATCGCCAGGATTGAGCAGCGCGAGCAGAGAGGCATAGAGAGCGCCTGTCGCGCCGTTAGTAACCAACACCTCTGTCGCCGGGTCGACGGTCATGCCATTGAAGCTCGCCAGTTTGTGCGCGATGACCTCTCGCAAAGGGGCAATTCCGTCGAGGCGAGTATAGATATTGAAGCCACTCTCGATGGCGTCCACCGCACCAGCCGCGACCAGTTGCGGAAGGTCAGTGTCGCAGATGCCCTGCGCCAGGTTGATGCCGCCGACGCGATCACATTCGACGGACATGGCGCGGATCTCGGACTGAATGACGGTGGGAGCGATGTCGGAGAGATGGAGGCGAGAGGCGGTCACGGTCATGGAAAAAATCCTCGGAGCAGCGGCGCACTTCGGCCAAACCGGAAACGGAGCGGCCACAATGAGGACCATCATAACGCCAACCAGTATGCCAGGACGATGTACCGGTAACCAGGAAGGATCGTGAGGCTCTACTTCTCCGGCAAGACTTTCTTGCTCCGACGCACTTTGGGCTTGGCCCCTGGAGCAGCTACCGACTTAGTCCCGCGTGGGTCCTTCTGCAATTGCACCTCGGAGCCACTTCCCATTATCAGGACGTCGAAGACCTTGCCCAGAACCTGTCGTGTCATTGGCCTTGAGTTCAGCACAGGGTTGAACTGCTTCTCCAAAGCGACGGCATTCGAGATTCCACGCAGAATAGCCAGAGCGATGTGCAGCCGATCTTTATCAGCCTCCGAAGAAACATTCTTAAAAAAATTCTTGGATGCGTCATCGTAAAGCAGTCGATAGAGTTCCCTCACCCGCTGCAGGGAGTCTTTATTCCGCAGCGCAAAAAGTTTAAATTCGAGCAGCAGAATCGGCCAGTTCTCCTCCTCGATGACATCGAGGAACAGCTCCCTCACAATCTCAAGGTGACGTTCCTGGGGATCGTTCTCCATTGCGCTCAGAAACGCCTCACGCCGGCTGTTGGCCTTGCGCTCGATCAAGGCAAAGAAGATATCTTCCTTGCTATGGAAGTGGGCGTACACCGCGCCCTTCGTCCGGCCAGCCTGCGCGGCGATCGCCTCGATCTGAGCCCGCTCATACCCATCCCGGACGAAGATCTTTTCCGCCGCGTCCAGAACACTGCGCAGGGTTGCCGCGGTCTTGGCTTGATGCTTGTTCAGTGACTCGGCTGGTTTGGCATTATCCATAGACACCTACTCTAACGCTTGTTGCTCCAACTCTTACGGGACCAGATCCATCCCTCAAATTCACGCCTCTGAACGGATGGATTATTTTTCATTTAAATTGTATCCGTTCGCGTACGTATTTAGTCTAACCCTCAGTCCGGCACCTCAAGGAGAGTCTGATGAACCGCTTTTCAACCCGCCTCGCCCTCGCGATATTTTCACTAAGCTCTCCTTTTCTGAGCGCGCAGACTCTCGGTGACAAGCCCACAACCTCTCCTGACGGCATGGACGGCGTAATACTCGTTGTGGGCCTCGAACAGGTCAAACCCAATACCAAAGGCTTGCTCCTTCTAAGTCCCGAGGCCCTGCTCTTTTCAAGTAACGATGTCAGGTCTTCCATCCCGAGAGACCGGATCACCAATGTATTCATTGGCGACGAGCGCACCGAGCCTTGGGGTACAACCGGCAAGGTCGTGCGCAAGATCATCCCCTACGGCGGAGGAGCCGCGCTGGGTGCGGCAACCAACAAAAAGGTCGATTTGCTCACAGTCGAGTTCCGCGACACGCACGACGCGTACCATGGAGTTGTGTTCGTTCTGCCTACACAAAAAGCTGGAGATATTCGAGACCAGATTATGGCTCGCCTTGCCCCTCCCGCAGAACACCCAGCTTCCTCTTGCTCTGTTGGAGAAGCCAAGCCACGGTCGGTCCTGCTCGCACCCATCGCCGTAAGCGGAATCGATCTACCCGCAGAGTACCGCATCCTCCTCTACGAGCAGACGATCAAGCAACTCAAGATAAAGCGCCCCGCCGACATATTCCTCCGCGTGGGCGACGCAACCGCCGGGTCTGGCTGTGTCGCAACCCTGAAGATCACTGTTACAAACTTCAAGAAGGGTAACCGCGCGGTACGGGTCTCCAGCGGTCCAGTAGGACTCTTCGTGGGGACCACCTCTTTGACATTCAATGTCGACCTCGAGGATTTTCACGGCAATAATGTCTTCCATACGCAGATAAAAAAGAGCAATCGCAGCGACTCAGACAGCCTGGACTTGGCGGACGGCATCGCGAAGAATACTGCAAAACGGTTTGACAAGGCGCTTGCACAATCGGCACCACAAGGCGCAGGCACGAACTAGATCCAAAAATAAAAGGAACAGGTGAAGGGTGACCCAGCACCCTTCACAACAACACTCAAGGGGATGAACGTGACAGAGAGAGATAGTGATCTGGTGGCAAACAATACCGAAGACAGCCACAAGTCACCCAACGAAACGATAGCCGCACCGCCGCGTCGATCTTCCGGTTTCGGGCGATGGATACTCCTTGCACTTGTGCTGCTCATCGCCGCGAGCGCCGTGCTCATCTCACGACGCAAAGCAGCAAACAGCGGTGCCAACGCGGACCAGCCCACAATCCCGACTATCGAAGTCGCTTCCGCGACTCGCGGCGACATCGGCATGTACATCGACGCGCTCGGAACCGTCACTCCCCAGGCCACAATCAACCTCTACAGCCAGGTCACCGGCCGAGTCGTCGGAGTTCATTACGTCGAGGGCCAGATGGTCCATCGTGGAGACCCACTTATCGACATCGACCCGCGTCCCTATCAAGCTCAGCTGCAGCAGGTAGAAGGCACGCTGGAGCACGACCGCCTGCTGCTGCAACAGGCGCAGATGGATCTCAAGCGTTATCAAGAAGCATCGGGCGAGCAGGCAATTGCACGCCAGACCTATGAAGACCAGAAGCTCCTTGTAGATCAGTACCAGGCGACGATCAAGAACGACATCGGTCAGGTGCAGTATGCGCAGGTACAGCTGGACTACTGCCATCTCACCTCTCCCATCGACGGCCGGGTAGGCCTGCGTCTGATCGACCCAGGCAACACGGTCTTTGCCGGGGGCTCCAATCCCCTCGTCGTGGTCACACAGCTTCGCCCAATTACCATAGTCTTCGATGTCGCCGAAGATCATCTCAATGAGATCGGCGATGAGGTCACGCGCCGCCAGATGCTACCCGTGGATGCCTTCGACCGCTCTCTGCAACACAAGATCGCAACCGGCAAGCTCCTGACACTCGATAACCTCGTTGACACATCAACAGGCACCGTACGCTTCAGGGCTCAGTTTCCAAACATCGACCTGAAGCTCTTCCCCAATCAGTTTGTCAACGCTCGCCTTCAAGTAAAGACCCTGCATGATGTAGTCCTCATCCCCAGCGCAGCCGTTCAGCGCAACGGCATCAAGTCGTTTGCTTATGTACTCACCGGCAACACCGTCAAGATGCACGACATCACTGAGCTGACCACCGAAGGTCCCACCTCCGCCGTTCAAGGTATCAACACCGGCGACGTCGTCGCGATCACAGGCTTCGACAAGCTACAGGACGGACAACAGATCACCGTGCAGCGCCAACCCCAGGCTGCGAAGGCACCGGTCGAGAGCGCGCGATGAACTTTTCGCGCATCTTCATTCTTCGTCCGGTGGCTACCGCACTTATGATGGCCGCCATTCTCGTGCTTGGACTGGCGGCCTATACCAGCCTGCCCGTGTCGGCGCTTCCGCAGGCAGACTACCCCACCATCCAGGTGCAAACGTTCTATCCGGGCGCGAGCCCCGAAGTCATGGCATCCGGCGTGACCGCGCCGCTTGAGCGCCAGTTCGGCCAGGTCCCCGGCCTTACCCAGATGACCTCCACCAGCTCGGACGGAAGCTCCATCATCGTTCTGCAGTTTGCCTTGGACCTCAGCATAGACGTCGCCGAGCAAGAGGTGCAGGCAGGCATCAATGCCGCGCAGGGCTTCCTCCCCACCGACCTCCCTGTTCCTCCTGTGTACAGTAAGTCGAATCCAGCCGATGCCCCCGTCCTCACACTTGCTCTCACCTCCGAAGCACTGCCGCTGTCGAAGGTAGAAGACTTAGTCGACAGCCGACTTACTCCGAAGATCTCACAGCTAAGCGGCGTCGGCCTGGTAACGATCAGCGGCGGGCAGAAGCCTGCGGTCCGCATCCAGGTAAATCCAGTAGCACTCGCTTCCTATGGTCTGAATCTCGAAGACCTTCGCTCAGCACTAGCCGCCACAACAGTGAACACGGCCAAGGGCAGCTTCGATGGTCCCGCACAGAGCTTCCAGATCAATGCCAACGATCAGCTCTTATCTAGCGCAGGCTTCCGTGATGTAGTCGTGGCCTACCGCAACGGTTCGCCGGTCATGCTGCAAGATGTAGCCAAGATCACCGACGGCATCGAAAACACAAAGCTCGCAGCCTGGGAGAACAAAACTCCAGCCGTCATCGTCAATATTCGCAGGCAACCCGGCGCAAACACCATCGCAGTAGTGAAGGAGATCGAAGACCTTCTTCCCGCGCTCAAAACATCTCTCCCCGCCTCCATAAAGCTCGACGTACTGACGGATAGGACAACCACTATTCACGCATCAGTCCGTGATGTGGAGTACGAGCTGATGCTGACCATCGGCCTCGTCATCCTGGTGATCTTTGTCTTCCTCCGAAACTTCGCTGCGACGGCGATCCCCAGCATCGCGGTTCCTCTCTCACTTGTGGGCACCCTGGCAGTCATGTACCTGCTCGGTTACAGCCTCAACAACCTGACCCTGATGGCCTTCACCATCTCGACCGGCTTTGTCGTGGACGACGCCATCGTGATGCTGGAAAACATCTCGCGTTACCTGGAAGAAGGTATGGAGCCGGTTGAGGCCGCCCTTAAGGGCGCCGGGCAGATTGGCTTCACCATCATCTCCCTCACCATCTCCCTGATCGCCGTACTCATCCCGCTGCTCTTCATGGGCGATATCGTAGGCCGCCTCTTTCGCGAGTTCGCCATCTCGCTCAGCATCACTATTCTGATCTCCGCATTCGTATCGCTCACATTGACGCCGATGATGAGCTCCCGCCTACTGCGCCACACGCCTGTCTCCGAACAGAACCGCTTCTATCGCTGGACCGAGACGGCCTTCGAACGCATCATTGCCGCCTATGGCCGCGCGCTACGCTGGGTGCTAAAGCATGAGACGGCAACGTTACTCGTCGCATCGGCCATGCTTGTCCTTACCATCTATCAGTTCATCGAGATACCCAAGGGCTTCTTCCCCGTACAAGATACAGGCATCCTCCAAGGTATCTCACAAGCCCCCGAATCCATCTCGTTCACCGCGATGGTTCGCAAGCAACAGCAGCTCAGCGAGGTCATCCTCAAAGATCCAGCCGTCGCCAGCCTGTCTTCCTTCATCGGAGCTGACGGAACGAATACTACGCTAAACAGCGGCCGCGTCCAGATCAACCTGAAGCCGGTCTCTGAACGCCATCTCACCGCTGCCCAGGTAGCTGCCAGGTTAGAAAGCAACCTCCAAAAACAAGTTCCTGGCATCCAACTCTATCTGCAACCAGTGCAAGACCTTACGGTAGACGATCGCGCCAGCCGCACCCAGTACCAGTACACTCTCGAAGACCCCAATATCGAAGAGCTTGGATACTGGACCGACAAGATGGTTGCCGAGCTTCGCAAGCTTCCGCAGATCGCGGACGTCGCAACAGACCAAGCCCCGAATGGAGTCAGCGCGAAGCTCTCCATCGACCGCCCCACCGCCTCCCGTTTCAACATCACACCCGACGCCGTCGACTCGACACTGTACGACGCATACGGCCAACGTCAGATCAGCACCCTCTACACGCAATCCAACCAGTATCACGTCATTCTCGAAGCATTGCCCGAGTTCCAGAAGAACCCCTCGCAACTCGATCAGATCTACATCCAGGGAGCCAGCAACTCCAGTGGCACCAATGCGGCACAAAGCACCTCCGGCCGCACATCCAGCGCATCAACCGGAGTGCTTTCGACGCTCTCGCCCACTTCGACAAGTGGCATCAGCTCCACCACCAACAACTCGCTTACGACAAGCAGCGGTACCGGCATATCCACTACGACACCACAGCAAACCACACTCACTTCCACCAATTCACCCAGCACTGGGCTGGCATCCACCGCTCCAGTAAGTGGCTTGGCGTCCACGACCTCCGGCTCATCGTCCAGCAACAGCCAATCCCAATCGGCATCCGTTGGCTCATCCAACAACCAAAGCTCTCCAGGCACCTCCAGCACCCAGTCAACACCAGTGCCCCTCTCCGCAATCAGCCATTACGAGATGGTCCGATCGCCGCTCATCATTGAGCATCAGGGACAGTTCCCTGTCGTCACCATCTCGTTCAATGTCGCACCGGGATACTCACTCGGCCAGGCAATCGAAGCTGTAGATAAAACTCAGCAACAGTTACATATGCCCGCCAGCGTTCAGGCCAGCGAGCAAGGTACGGCCTCGGCATTCAAGTCCCTCGGCTCCAATGAGGCGATCCTGATTTTGGCTGCGCTTGCAGCGGTTTATATCGTGCTCGGAGTTCTGTATGAAAGCTTCATCCATCCGCTTACGATCCTCTCCACGTTGCCATCGGCTGGCGTCGGTGCCCTGCTCGCCTTGCGACTCTTCCACCTCGACCTGGACATCATCGCAGTCATCGGAATCATTCTTCTCATCGGCATTGTGAAGAAGAACGGAATCATGATCGTCGACTTCGCTCTCGAAGCAGAACGAGATCATGGCAAAAGTTCGACAGAGTCGATCTTCGAAGCATCGCAGCTACGCTTCCGCCCCATCATGATGACCACACTGTGCGCTCTCTTCGCTGGCATTCCCTTGGCCTTCGGATCGGGGATCGGCTCGGAGCTGCGCCGTCCGCTCGGCGTCGCTATGGTCGGCGGTCTCCTCGTCAGCCAGGCGTTGACCCTCTTCACCACACCGGTCATCTATGTCTTCTTCGATCGTCTGTCCAAACGCTTCAAACATCGTGAGCCATCGCGACTCACTCTCGACACGGCGGAGAACGCATGAACATCTCCGCCCTCTTCATCAAACGTCCCGTAGGCACGACACTTCTCGCAATCGCGATCATCATCTCCGGCTTTCTTGCCTTCCGCGCATTACCGATCGCATCGCTGCCGCAGATGGATCTAGCCACCATCACCGTGGCCTCATCCCTGCCCGGCGCCAGCCCCGAGATTATGGCGTCGTCTATCGCCACACCGCTTGAGCGTCAGTTCGGCCACATCGCCGGCATCAGCCAGATGACGTCCTCAAGCACACTCGGCACCTCCTCCATCACCTTGCAGTTCGACTACAGCCGCGACGTCGATGGTGCTGCACGCGATGTAGAAGCAGCCATCAACGCCGCGCGAACTTACCTACCCGCGAACCTTCCATCCAATCCCACATACCGCAAAGTCAACACCGCACTCGCCCCGATCATGATCCTGAATCTAACGTCGGACACCCAGGGACAAGGGGCCATGTATGACACCGCTTCTTCCGTCGTTGAACAGAAGATCGCCCAGATCAAAGGCGTAGGCCAAGTTCAAGCCGCAGGCTCCTCATTACCCGCCGTACGTATCGACATACTCCCGCAACAACTCAACAGCTACGGCATCGGCGTACAGGATGTAGCCCGGGCCATCTCCGGGCA
This is a stretch of genomic DNA from Granulicella sp. WH15. It encodes these proteins:
- a CDS encoding carboxypeptidase regulatory-like domain-containing protein, whose translation is MADVTGAVSGVIRDSSGAAVPGASIVITELSTNVRHTLTSTADGRYNFLSLAPGHYRVTVSATGFQTSTIQDIDVKVNDQLQFDLALVVGGVQQSVEVEANSVQVQTSSTQMGGTIESKEMLALPLNGRSYLDLLSLQAGVAPRPSSSAATDRPLDSGLSSNSGNVSVNGQPETANAFLVNGGDVSETKNNGAGLIPNIDSVAEFRLITNSFDAEYGKFTGAIMNTITKSGSNKIHGDGFEFYRNDAMDAKGYLDPVKATLKRNQFGYAVGGPIWKDRLFWFTDYQGSRQTAGVPSTSIAVPTAAQRSGQFAPSVFGTAKVNGAAFAATLASRLGRSVSSGELYSSVFPDGNLAGAIDPIAAKEISFIPAANVGSSYSPAGLNNTVRDDKAGQRIDFHNQKTGDWAFYYVFDDSNSYNQSSASNYLPGFAVTTPTRAQMFMVSNTKIIGSTMVNEARATFFRTAIQTAQPDFSQPGNKTTLASLGYNTSPTGLGIVPSGPVGYGESVPPEIFNSFAFGNPLTNMKSVDNNYMASDTFSKLMGAHSLKFGGETRYYQLNVRNVCAPNGQFNYTGGETGSDFADFLLGAPSQYTQCSEQLLDNRARYSGAFFEDTWKARHNLTLNLGVRYEIPVPWYDKYDRLDTFIQGVQSTQFPQAPLGNLFPGDPGVRRTISPTFYNRFGPRLGLAYAPEFDNGLMRAIFGSAGKSSIRAAYGIYYLGAADSANFGVIGSAPYGLYWNSSAQPTLDEPFRTRSNGESQTQRFPFTLPVAGDPNNSKLSFKVFEPIVGPGLNTNNKLAYAEHYNMSFQRQISSSTVLTVAYVGTQSHNLQGDLNLNVGDPNLCLSLAASGATPTCGPNNEKQVFTRPDGSKVYGTLIGMQNQQLGGVIFGHVHLYSNIGASNYNSLQVTLERKARNFSFLGAYTYGKSIDNVSTTFLPSDFRRNRAVSPFDLRHNFVVSYNYQIPFERAFGNLPKRLTEGWNVSGITRFATGFPITVSQSGDLALTGFSFDFPNYSGTPVSKSNPRAPSHQYFNKSAFTTEVVGVIGNSNPRPVFGPGILNTDAGVSKLTKIRDGYSFEVRAEFFNIFNHAQFTSVQGNFASSQFGQVTAAAPARIGQISAKFLF
- a CDS encoding aminotransferase class I/II-fold pyridoxal phosphate-dependent enzyme encodes the protein MTVTASRLHLSDIAPTVIQSEIRAMSVECDRVGGINLAQGICDTDLPQLVAAGAVDAIESGFNIYTRLDGIAPLREVIAHKLASFNGMTVDPATEVLVTNGATGALYASLLALLNPGDEVLLFEPFYGYHVSTLVSLRMKPVPVALAAPDWQLDLDAVRSAITPRTRAILVNTPSNPSGKVFGQTELEAIAALAIEHDLFVFTDEIYEHFLFDGEKHISLATLPGMADRTITISGLSKTFSITGWRIGYLAAAPQWIAAIGYFHDLTYICAPAPLQHGAAAGLRGLADTDFYANLSTEYQAKRDELCAALTDAGLTPSIPAGAYYILADASKVPGTLARDKARNLLVSTGVAAVAGSAFFRPGRGEHLLRFCFGKKPGDLTRACDQLRKLA
- a CDS encoding TetR/AcrR family transcriptional regulator; its protein translation is MDNAKPAESLNKHQAKTAATLRSVLDAAEKIFVRDGYERAQIEAIAAQAGRTKGAVYAHFHSKEDIFFALIERKANSRREAFLSAMENDPQERHLEIVRELFLDVIEEENWPILLLEFKLFALRNKDSLQRVRELYRLLYDDASKNFFKNVSSEADKDRLHIALAILRGISNAVALEKQFNPVLNSRPMTRQVLGKVFDVLIMGSGSEVQLQKDPRGTKSVAAPGAKPKVRRSKKVLPEK
- a CDS encoding efflux RND transporter periplasmic adaptor subunit, which encodes MLLIAASAVLISRRKAANSGANADQPTIPTIEVASATRGDIGMYIDALGTVTPQATINLYSQVTGRVVGVHYVEGQMVHRGDPLIDIDPRPYQAQLQQVEGTLEHDRLLLQQAQMDLKRYQEASGEQAIARQTYEDQKLLVDQYQATIKNDIGQVQYAQVQLDYCHLTSPIDGRVGLRLIDPGNTVFAGGSNPLVVVTQLRPITIVFDVAEDHLNEIGDEVTRRQMLPVDAFDRSLQHKIATGKLLTLDNLVDTSTGTVRFRAQFPNIDLKLFPNQFVNARLQVKTLHDVVLIPSAAVQRNGIKSFAYVLTGNTVKMHDITELTTEGPTSAVQGINTGDVVAITGFDKLQDGQQITVQRQPQAAKAPVESAR